One genomic window of Quercus lobata isolate SW786 chromosome 9, ValleyOak3.0 Primary Assembly, whole genome shotgun sequence includes the following:
- the LOC115959960 gene encoding RNA polymerase sigma factor sigE, chloroplastic/mitochondrial, producing the protein MGVVTVSSSASRTPLGLVAKFSGQRSTLKRPLIVAFKVDKPNSTASGAPQAQIPLPIEIHKDHKKRLVKANKPLRRVKAVLTDEASPCTLEVDYNEAAAQLENIYKLSPTTDTSDVENVDGTRKSRGRRRKNIEGDSKAENRTGNSVIKNRIKKVQRLGLEKRIALKKNKENEVVPLLRKRKVIKNENVRIEKLVREYSASTDLVGLDWRKMKIPPVLPSSEHAWLFKLMQPMKALLEVKDNLQKDLGREPTEGELAEATNMNVVQVRKHMEVGRAARNKLIKHNLRLILFVIKKYFQEFANGPKFQDLCQAGVKGLITGIDRFQPKRKFRLSTYTLFWIRHAIIRSMTLSSFTRVSFGLESVRLEIQRAKLELLFELHRLPTKEEIIKKVGISPERYHEVLKASKPVLSLHSRHATTQEEYINGIPDVDGVGADNWKQPALQRLALDDVLDSLKPKESLVIRQRYGLDGKGDRTLGEIAGNLNISREMVRKHEVKAFMKLKHPARVDYLRQHISIN; encoded by the exons ATGGGAGTTGTGACTGTTTCTAGCTCAGCTTCTCGAACTCCATTAGGACTGGTTGCAAAATTCTCAGGTCAACGCTCTACGTTGAAAAGACCCTTGATAGTAGCATTCAAAGTAGATAAACCCAATAGCACAGCATCAGGTGCACCTCAGGCGCAAATCCCTCTGCCCATAGAAATTCATAAGGATCACAAAAAGAGACTAGTAAAAGCTAATAAACCTTTGAGAAGAGTAAAAGCTGTCCTTACAGATGAAGCTTCTCCGTGTACCTTGGAAGTGGATTACAATGAAGCCGCCGCCCAACTTGAAAACATATACAAGCTTAGCCCAACAACGGATACTTCTGATGTGGAAAATGTAGATGGCACAAGAAAAAGCCGAGGAAGGAGGAGGAAGAATATTGAAGGTGATTCAAAAGCAGAAAATAGAACTGGTAATAGTGTTATCAAGAACCGAATAAAGAAGGTTCAGAGATTGGGTCTTGAGAAAAGGATTGCAttgaaaaagaacaaagaaaatgaagtgGTTCCTCTATTACGGAAGAGAAAAGTTATTAAGAATGAAAATGTGAGGATTGAGAAGCTTGTAAGGGAGTACTCAGCTTCTACTGATTTGGTCGGTTTGGACTGGAGAAAGATGAAGATACCTCCAGTTCTTCCTTCTTCAGAGCATGCTTGGTTGTTCAAGTTGATGCAACCAATGAAG gcACTCCTTGAAGTAAAAGATAATTTGCAAAAAGACTTGGGAAGAGAACCAACAGAAGGCGAATTAGCTGAAGCAACAAATATGAACGTGGTTCAAGTACGAAAACACATGGAGGTTGGTCGAGCTGCAAGAAATAAGCTTATTAAG CACAATCTCCGTCTCATTTtgtttgtaataaaaaaatattttcaagaattTGCAAATGGACCAAAATTTCAAGACCTTTGTCAGGCGGGAGTGAAGGGACTCATTACAGGAATTGATCGTTTTCAACCAAAAAGGAAATTCCGGCTCTCAACTTATACTCTCTTTTGGATCAGGCATGCCATTATACGCTCCATGACACTCTCAAGCTTTACTCGTGTTTCATTTGGCCTTGAATCA GTTAGATTGGAAATCCAGAGAGCCAAACTTGAGTTGTTGTTTGAGCTTCATAGATTACCAACAAAGGaagagataataaaaaaagtgggGATCTCGCCCGAGAGGTATCATGAAGTTCTGAAGGCCTCAAAACCTGTTTTGTCTCTACATTCAAGGCATGCAACCACACAAGAGGAGTACATAAATGGGATCCCGGATGTTGACGGTGTTGGAGCTGATAACTGGAAGCAACCTGCTCTTCAAAGGCTTGCTCTTGACGATGTG CTTGATTCCTTGAAGCCCAAGGAGAGCTTGGTTATCAGACAGAGATATGGACTTGATGGTAAAGGTGATAGAACATTGGGAGAGATTGCTGGCAACTTAAATATTTCAAGAGAAATGGTTCGGAAGCATGAAGTTAAGGCTTTCATGAAGCTTAAGCATCCAGCTCGAGTGGATTATCTTCGCCAACATATAAGCATAAACTGA
- the LOC115960625 gene encoding probable WRKY transcription factor 30 — MDNMGDWEQKNLISELAQGLELARQLQIHLNVPSSSHEAREFLVEQILSSYEKALSMLNLSSSVSEPQAIGGAIRMSESPPSLTGSPRSEDSDRELKDQEQRDASRKRKTLPRWTRQVRVNPGVGLEGPLDDGFSWRKYGQKDILGAKYPRGYYRCTHRNVQGCLATKQVQRSDEDPNVFEVTYRGRHTCAQASATHTVPAPASPEKHEPINSVNPPQLQSLQPQQAQQLSQEMLLNFREALKVQTENLDNAHQYQQPLFPSFGFPAAASTSNVKVENQVFPNSLIDNNFEGSFSPSFMSPATSGTNYFTVSPTGVNSFGSVHQNLQTSESAATSTKNSPTAALDFPFDQDFDPNFTFGSSGFFP, encoded by the exons ATGGATAACATGGGAGACTGGGAGCAAAAGAATCTCATAAGTGAGCTAGCACAAGGCTTGGAGCTAGCTAGGCAGCTCCAAATCCATCTCAATGTGCCATCTTCATCACATGAGGCTCGTGAATTCTTAGTCGAACAGATCTTATCTTCTTATGAAAAGGCACTTTCAATGCTCAATTTGAGCAGCTCGGTTAGTGAGCCACAAGCCATAGGAGGTGCAATTCGAATGTCCGAATCTCCACCTTCTCTAACGGGGAGTCCACGAAGTGAGGATTCAGATCGAGAACTCAAGGATCAGGAGCAAAGAGATGCCTCCAGAAAGAG AAAGACCTTGCCAAGATGGACACGACAAGTAAGAGTTAACCCTGGGGTGGGACTTGAAGGACCTCTTGATGATGGCTTTAGTTGGAGGAAATATGGGCAGAAAGACATTCTTGGAGCCAAATATCCCAG AGGCTACTATAGATGCACACATCGAAATGTCCAAGGTTGTTTGGCTACAAAGCAAGTTCAAAGATCCGATGAAGACCCAAATGTGTTTGAAGTCACATACCGAGGAAGGCACACATGTGCTCAAGCCTCAGCCACCCACACAGTTCCTGCTCCAGCATCACCTGAGAAGCATGAACCAATCAACAGCGTGAACCCTCCTCAGCTTCAAAGCCTCCAACCACAGCAAGCTCAGCAACTATCCCAAGAAATGCTCTTGAACTTCAGGGAAGCCCTCAAAGTCCAAACTGAAAACTTAGACAATGCTCACCAATACCAGCAACCATTATTTCCTTCGTTTGGTTTCCCTGCTGCTGCTTCTACATCGAACGTCAAGGTTGAAAACCAAGTGTTCCCGAACTCCCTGATCGATAACAATTTTGAGGGAAGTTTTTCTCCTTCATTCATGTCTCCTGCAACATCTGGAACTAACTATTTCACTGTGTCTCCAACTGGGGTGAATAGCTTTGGATCAGTGCACCAGAATTTGCAGACTTCTGAGTCTGCTGCAACTTCAACTAAAAACTCTCCAACCGCTGCTTTGGATTTTCCATTTGATCAGGATTTTGACCCCAACTTCACATTTGGGAGCTCCGGATTCTTTCCTTGA